GGGTCAACGGGGTGCCCGAGGTGTCGGTGCGCGCCTCGCTGGACGGCACATCGCCCTATGTGACGGCGCTGCTCGTCGACTACGGCACCGACACCCGCACGACGGCCGGGACGCTCACGGACACATCGCGGGAGGTCTGTTACGGCGAGGGAATCCCCGGCGACACGGGCTGCGCCTACCGTACGAAGCACCGTACCGAGACCGCCGATTTCAAGATCGTGTCGCGCGGCTGGCTGGACGCCCGCAACCGCGACTCCATCGCACGCCAGAACAGGGTGGTGCAGGGACGCGAGTACCGGCTGGAGTGGGGAATGCAGCCGCAGGAGTACGTCTTCAAGAAGGGGCACCGGCTGGGCGTGGTGCTGATCTCGACCGACTACGACTACACGCTCCGTTACCCGGCCGGGACCCGGATGACGGTACGGACCGGCGTCAGCAGCGTGACTCTGCCGGTCGCGCGATAGCGGCCGCTGGGGCGTCGTGTCGGCGGGCCGGCAGCGAGGGGCCGCCCGCCGACACGGCTGATACGGCGGCCGGAAGCAGCGGCGGGTCACCGGCTTCGTGCAGAGCGCCCGACAGCGGGTCGGCTGTCGTCATCGTGGTCAGGGTACTGAGCCGGCACTCAGGCCGTGCGCCAGTATCCGAGGGCGTTGACGCGATCCTTCGGCAGGCCCAGTTCCTTGCGTATGTACGTGGTGAGGGCACGGGTTGTCGTGGTGTCGCAGGCGATCCAGACGTACGCGCCGGCCGTGTCGCCGAGCAGGGCGGGCAGCGCGGCCTTCACCTCGTCGACCAGGTGGGCGCCGGCGTCACGGCGGGGGATCCCGCGCAGTTCGTGGTGCGCGGGGTCCAGTCGTAGCGGCAGGTTGTGGTCCGATTCGTGGCTCGTCTCGAACCAGATGGTCGCGGGCACCCGCGGGACCGCATCGAGCAGGGAGTTGATCGCGGGGAGCGAGGCCGGGTCACCGACAACAAGGAGCCGCGCCGGCTGTGGATCGGGCGTGGCGAAGCCGGTGCCCTGGAGTGTCGCTTCGATCGTGTCGCCCGGCTCGGCCTTGCGCGCCCAGTCGCTCGCGCACCCGTCGTGCAGGGCGAACTCCAGGCTGAAGGTCCGGCGGCGGGGTCGGGATCCACCAGGGTGTAGGCGCGCTGATGCGGTTTGCCGCCGTTGTCGAACCACACGCGAACCCACATGGTGGGGTGCACGCCGGTCAGTGCGAGCATTCCGCCATCGGTGAGGTGCACCCGCCGGAAGTGCTCGGTGACCTCCTCCGCCCCGGTCACGGTGAACTCGAAGTCCTTGCCGCGCATCAACTTGAGGACGACGCCCTCCCAGCCATGACCCACCACGCACTCCTCCCCACAGGTCCGGGATTGTCTCCCGGAACACTCATACCTTAAGTTAGGCCAGCCTAACCTAATCTACCTGAGGAGCAGAGTGAGCGCGAAGATCTACCGGGACGCCTGGGGTATCCCGCATCTGCGGGCGGAGAACGCGGCCGAACTGGCCTTCCTCCAGGGGCGCAATGCCGCCGTGGACCGGGCCTGGCAGATCGAGGTCGACCGGCACCGGTCGCAGGGCACCACGGCCGCCTTCCTCGGCGCCGACGCCCTCGCCTGGGACCGTTTCGCCCGACAGGCACGGCTGGACGACACCGCCCGGCGCTGCTTCCGCAGCCTCGACGAGACCACCGCCTCATGGATCGAGCGGTACGTCGACGGGATCAACGCCGGCCTCGCCGACGGGGCGCGCCGCGCGCCTCAGTTCGCGGCCACCGGACTGGCCCCCGGACGGTGGCAGCCGTGGACACCGCTGAGCCTGTGGCTCACCACGCACGTCCTCTTCGCGGGCTTCCCCACGAAGCTGTGGCGCGAGGAAGTCGCCCGCGCACTCGGTGACGCGGCGACCGAGCTGTTCGCCACCGACGGGCCCGGCACCTCGGGGAGCAACGGCTGGCTCGTCACCGGCGAGCGCACGGTCACCGGGGCGCCGCTCATCGCGGGCGACCCGCACCGCTTCATCGAGGACCCAGGGATCTATCAGCAGATCCAGCTGTCCTGCCCGGAGTTCGACGTGGTGGGACTGGCCGTGCCCGGCGTCCCCGGAATCCCCCACTTCGGGCACACCGGTTCGGTGGCATGGGCGATCACCAACGCCATGGCCGACTATCAGGATCTGTACCGGGAGCGCCTGCGCCGCCGAAGACCGGCCGCCGGGCTCGGACCGGAAGTAGAGGCCCTCGGCCCGGACGGCTGGCGACCCGCCACCGTCCACACCGAGACCATCACGGTGGCCGGCGCCACACCCGTGGAGATCGAGGTGATCGAGACCGACCGCGGGCCCGTGGTGATCGGCGGCCCCGACGAGGCGGTGGCGATCAGTCTCCGCACACCTCCACGGGTGACCGGCGATCTCGGCTTCGGCGCACTGCCCGCGCTGCTGCGGGCGCGGACCGTCGCCGACGTGGACCGGGCCTTCGACGGGTGGGCCGAGCCCGTCAATGTCGTACAGGCCGCGGACACCCGGGGCGGACTGCTGCACCGTGTCGCGGGCCGCGTACCGCTGCGGCACCGGGACAACCGTCTGCGTGTCGTGCCGGCCTGGGAACCGGGGCACGAGTGGCGCGGCTGGTACGAGCCACTGCCGCGCGAGGCGGTCGACGGCGTCGCGGTGATGGCCAACCAGCGGGGCCTGGCCGCGCCGCTCGGTGTCGAGTTCGCGCCACCGCACCGGGCCGAACGCATCCGTCAACTGCTGGACAAGCCACACGCCCTGACGGCCAAGGACATGGCGGCCGTGCACATGGACACTCTTCTCGCCTCCGCCCGGCCCCTGTTGAAGCTGCTCGCGGAACTGGACGGGCTGAGCGAGGAGGCGGCTCTGCTGCGGGACCGGCTGACGATCTGGGACCGCCGAATGGACGCCGCAAGTACGGACGCGGCGGTGTACGCCGATCTGCGGTCGGCGGTGGTGCGCAGGCTGGCTGCTCATCCGGCACTGGAGGCGCTGGCCGGGAAGTCCGGCCCCGCGGCGTACCCCGAGGTCTTTCTGCCCTGGCTGGCGCTCGTCCCGCGGGTCGCGTTCGCGTTGGAGGGGCTGCTGACGACCGGGGCGCTGCCCGAGATCGACCGGACGGCCGTGGTGCGGGAGGCCGTCGAGGAAGTGGCCGCCGCAGACCGTACGCCGACGGCGTGGGGCCAGACGCACCGGCTCGCGCCGTGGCAGGCGCTGCCCGCGACGCCGCACGAGATGTGGCCGGCCCTCTCCGGCGACCACGACTGCGTGCTGTCCACATCAAGTGTTCCGGGTGTCGACGACCGCTGTGTGCGGGGACCGGCCGCGCGCTATGTCTGGGACCTCGCACGGCGGGAGGACAGCCTCTGGGTGGTCCCCCTCGGCGCGTCCGGTGTGCCCGGCGATGAGCACCATCGCGACCAACTGCCGCTGTGGCTGCGCGGGGAGCTCGTTCCCGTGATCACCGACTGGAATCAACTGACCGAGGAGAGAGATGACTTCTGAACCCACCACCGGTCGCCGCGAGGCCGTGCATGAGCAGACCGTCGAGGGCTTCGGGACGGTCCGCGTTGTCCCGCTGGATCCCGCCGCCGACCTGGATCTGATCCATGGCTGGGTCACCGGGGAACGCGCCCGGTTCTGGGGCATGGGCGGCCACAGCCGTGGGCAGGTCCTGGAGATATACGAGTATCTGGACTCGCTCACCACCCACCACGCCTATGTGGTCCAGCGGGACGGCGAGCCGGTCGCGCTCTTCCAGACGTATGAACCGGACGCCGATCCGGTCGGCGAATGCTACGACGTGCGGCCCGGCGACTTCGGCGTCCATCTGCTGATCGGGCCTGCCCACGGCGGCACGGAGCGGGGCTTCACCGGCGGCCTCCTCAGCGTGCTCTTCGGCTACGCGCTGGCCGACCCCGAGCACCGGCGGATTGTCGTCGAGCCGGACGCCCGCAACGAGAAGGCCATCGAGCGGATGGTCCGGGCAGGTTTTGTGCTCGGGCCCGAGATCGACAAACCGGAGAAGCGGGCGCGGCTGGCCTTTCTCAGCCGCGACGCGGTCGGGCGCCGCGACTGATCCTCCGCACCGCCCGCAGGTCAGCCGTTCGCGTCGAGGTAACCGGCCACCAGGTCGGCGAACTCGTCCGGTGCGACGACCCGCGTGCCCAGCTGCACGGCCTTCTCCCGCTTGGATCCGGCGTTCTCACCGGCCACGAGAAGTGACGTGCGCTTGGACACGCTGGAGGAGGACTTGCCGCCGGCCCGTTCGATGAGTTCGTTCATCTGGTTGCGGGAGAGCTTCTCCAGGGCTCCGGTCATGGCGCCGGTGACCACGACGGTCATGCCGTCCAGCGGGCCGGCGCCCGCGGCGGGCTCGGCCCGACCGGCTTCCCCGCCTTCGGCGTCCGCGGCGTCGGAGGGCAATGTCGCGCCGGGTTCGGTCATATTGACACCCGCGGCGGTGAGCCGGTCGATGAGCGGAGCCAGTTCGGCAAGCTCGGCGACGACCAGCCCGGCCTTCTCCACGCCGATGCCGTCGACCTGCTGCAGGGCTTCCGCGTCGGCGGCCCGTATGTGTTCCATGGTCGCGAAGTGACGGGCGATACGGCGGGACATGGAGCGGCCGGTGCCGCGCACACCGAGCGCGCAGAACACCCGCGAAAGCGGCCGCGTTCTCGCTCCGTCGATCGCCGCCAGGAGATTGTCGGTGCTGGTCTCCCCCATCCGGTCCATGTCGAGCAGCTGACCACGGGTCAGTGTGAACAGATCGGCGAAGTCGGCGACGAGACCCGCCTCGACGAGCTGGACGACGCGGGTGGCGCCGAGGCCCTCGATATCGAGCTGGTCGCGTCCTGCCGCGTACGAGACCGAGGCCACCAGACGGCAGTTGCGGCCACGCACACACCGCCAGCGCTGCTCGGAGGTGTCGATGTCGGAGCCGCACTGCGGACACACCTGCGGGAAGACGATCGGCTGCTCGTCACCCGTCCGCAGATGGGCGACGGGCGCCTCGATGCGGGGGATGATGTCGCCCGCCTTGTAGACCATCACCTGATCGCCGATGCGCAGGTCGCGTCGGGTGATGTCGGCGGGGTTGTGGAGGGTGGCATAGCTGACGGTCGATCCGTCGATCTCCACCGGCCGCAGTACGGCGCGGGGCGCGATGGCGCCGGTGCGCCCCACATTCCACTCCACGCCGAGCAGGGTGGTGACCTTCTCCACCGCCGGCAGTTTGTACGCGATGGCCCACCGCGGGGCCCGGGAGCCGGAGCCTGCCGCGGCCTGGTCGGCGGCGCGGTCCGCCTTGATGACGATGCCGTCGATGCCGAACGGCAGCCCCGGGCGGAGTGCGGCTATCTCGTCGATGCGCGCCTGGACCTCGTCGAAGGCCTTCAGTGTGCGGGGCGCGACTGCGGTGGTCTCGGCGGTGTGCACGCCGAGACCCGCGACATAGGTCATGAGCTCGCTGTGCGGCCACTCCCCCATCCGCTTCGCGAGGTCCGGGTCCGAGGCCGGCAGCGGCAGCACGCCGTAGCCGAAGAACGTCATCTCGACTGTGTATTCACGGTCCTTGGCGCGCAGTGTGCCGGCCGCGCCGTTGCGCGGATTGGCGAACGGGGATCCGCCGTGCTCCGTGCGTACCGTATTGGCTTGCTCGAACTGCTCCGTGGTCATGAGCACTTCGCCGCGCACCTCGAGCGTGACCGGCTCGGCGAGCCGGTCGGGCAGGCCGATGACGGTGCCGATCGCGTGCGAGACGTCCTCTCCCGCACTCCCGTCGCCGCGGGTGATCAGCCGGGCGAGCCGGCCGTTCTCGTAGCGGGCGGCTATCGCGAGGCCGTCCAGCTTCGCCTCGACGCTCCACTGCTCGACCGGTCGGCCGATCCGGCGCTCCACCGAGGCGGTCCAGGAGAGCAGCTGTTCGGCGGAGAAGACATTGTCCAGCGACAGCATCGGCACCGTGTGCGGCACATCCCCGACCGCCGCTCCGCCGGCGACCTTCCCGGTCGGCGAGACCGCCGACATCTCCCCGGGATGGGCCTCTTCGTAGGCGGCGATTTTGCGCACCAGACGGTCGTACGCGTCGTCGTCCAGGGTGCTCTCGCCCGTCGCGTAGTAGGCGGCAGCGGCCTCGGCGGCGGTCCCGACCGCCTCTGTGTACGCGGCGGCATCGGCGAGAGTGGCGGCAGCGGCATGAGCGGCAGGTGAAGTCGTCATGGCTCTCATAGTGCCGCCCACCACTGACAATGGCCCCGGCCCGCGCGTTCGGCCGGGACCGGGCCGCTATTCCGGGACGATCAGCGTCCCTTGATGGAAGTACATGCGCCAGCCGTGCGCCGTCCTGCGCCACAGGGAGCTCCGACGCGCTCGGCGGCCGCCTTCGTCCGACACATACGTCACCTGTACGAGGTCCGGGGCCAGCAGCCTCCCGGACATCTCGCTGACGGTGACGGCAGGCGGCCGCTCACGCGGAGCGGGTGTGGTCACGGACAGGATCGTCGTACGGTCCCAGCGTTGTCCGGAAGCTCCGAACTCGAAGAACTCCGGATCCAGCAGCCCGGAGACCAGGTCGGGCGAGACCCGTACATCCGGGTCCAGCAGCCGCAACTCCCCCTCGACGGCGGCTTGGACGGACTGCCGCTCCTCGTCATACATGGCGGGAGCCCAGTGACTGCAGGATGAGCGAGAGGCCGTAGTCGAAGCGTTCGGCGAAGGACGGTGCCTCGAGATGTGCGACAACCCTGCCGAGCGAGGGGTACTCGCCGGAGGCGAGCGCTCCGGTGAGCCCGTGGCCGACAGCCTCCGGAGAGGCTTGTTCCTCCTGGGTGAGCCCGAGAGTGAAGTAGACGACGGTCCACAGGGCCCAGGCCGCTTCGCGCTCGGCGAGGCCGCTGCTGAGCAGGGTTTCGACCATGGTGTCGGCGAAGCGGAGTGTGGCGGGTTCGGCGGCGTAGGTGCCGGCCACGATCGTTGCTCCGTCGCGGTGTGCCAGCAGGGCCCGGCGGTAGCGGTGCGAGAGTTCGCGGACGCGCTCCTCGCAGGATTCCGGCAGATCCTCCAGTGACATCTCGGCGACGATCGCATCCGCCATCAGCTCGAGCAGACGCGCCTTGGTCTTGGCGTGCCAGAGCACGGTGTTCATCCGGACGCCGAGCCGTTCGGCGATGGCGCGGATGGAGACGGCCTCCGCACCTTTCTCGTCCAGGAGTTCCAGTGCGGCTCTGACCACGGTGTCGGGGTCGAGTCGGGTCCGGGAGGGTTTCCCCGCTTGCATCTTGGTCACCGACCTAGTCTACTGGACGGAGTCATTATTGGTCACTGACCAAGGAGAGAGCTGTGGATCAGGTCATCATTTCCGGAGCCGGGCCGGTGGGGCTGTGGCTCGCCGCGGAGCTTCGGCTCGGCGGGGTTCCGGTCACCGTCCTGGAGGCGCGCAAGGAGCGGGACCCGCACTCGAAGGCGCTCACTGTCCACCCGCGGACCCTGGAGGTCCTGGCGTTCCGCGGCGTGGCGGAGCGCTTCCTCACCGAGGGTCTGCGCATCCCGAACGGTCACTTCGGCGGGCTGGAGAACCGGTTGGACTTCCAGGTGCTGGACACACCGTTCCCGTTCACCCTGGCTCTGCCGCAGGCCCGCACCGAGGAACTGCTGGAGGAGCACGCGGTCTCGGCCGGAGCCCAGGTGCGGCGCGGGCACCGGGTGGTGGGCCTCACCCAGGACGCGGACGGGGCGACGGTGAACATCGAGGGCCCGGACGGCCCGTACACCCTCGAAGCCGCCTACGTCGTCGGCTGCGACGGCACCCGCAGCACCGTGCGCGGTGCCGCGGGAATCGACTTCCCCGGCACAGGCGCCACGACGTGGGGATGGGTCGCAGACGTCATCCTGGACGAGCCTCCGCAGGGCCCCCTGAACATGTCCGGCCCCCACGGCGGCGTGATGGCCGTCCCGCTGTCCGGCGGCATCCACCGCCTCGTCGGCGGCGACCCGGCCGGCACGCGCCCCGACCGGCCCGGCGAACTCACCCTCGAGGAGCTGCGCGGCACCGTCATACGGATCGCGGGGACCGACTTCGGCATGCGCGACCCGGTATGGCTCTCACGCTTCGGCAACGCCACCCGCCAGGCCACGCAGTACCGCGAGGGACGGGTCCTGCTCGCCGGCGACGCCGCCCACATGCACTTCCCCGCCGGAGGCGTCGGCCTCAACGTCGGCGTGCAGGATGCCACCAACCTCGGCTGGAAGCTGGCCGCGACGATGACCGGCCGGGCGCCCGAGGGCCTCCTGGACAGCTATCACACAGAGCGGCACCCGGTCGGCGCGGAACTGCTCCTCAGCACCCGGGCGCAGACCGCGCTGCTGACCGGCTACTCCACCGAGGGGCAGGCGCTCCGTACCCTGCTGAGCCAACTCATCGCCACCGTGCCGGAGTTCTCCCGGGTACTCGCCGAGAGGCTCTCCGCCCTCGCGGTCGGCTATCCGCCCGCGGAGAGCGGCGCACACCCGTTGACCGGACATCGCGCACCGGACCTGGCCTTCGCCGACTCCACGGAGACTCTCTTCACGCTGCTGCACGGCGGCCGTCACGTCCTGCTCGACCTCACCGGCAAGGACGGCCCGGCATTGGAGCAGCTCGCCCGGAACGCCGCCGCGGGGCTCACGGTCCACAGCGCTCCGCTGTCGGAACCGCACGCCGGATGGTCCGGCGTGACGGCCGCGCTCGTCCGCCCCGACGGCCATGTGTCCTGGGCGGTCGACGAGCCGGACGACGGTGCCGTACCGATCGGCCTGCTTCAGGACATGTGGCCGGCGCGGTCCGCCGCCGCCTGAGGGCCGATGCCCGGCCCTGGGCCTGTCCCGCCTTCCGGATTGCGCGGGTGGCCTTCGGAGGGGGAACGGGCGCGGCGGCAGGAGGCGGCGGTCCGCCTGGTGGAGCAGTTCCAGGTGCCGGAGACCGTCGTCGGCCAAGGCGTCGACGTAAGACTTTCGTCA
This portion of the Streptomyces sp. NBC_01750 genome encodes:
- a CDS encoding TetR/AcrR family transcriptional regulator C-terminal domain-containing protein translates to MTKMQAGKPSRTRLDPDTVVRAALELLDEKGAEAVSIRAIAERLGVRMNTVLWHAKTKARLLELMADAIVAEMSLEDLPESCEERVRELSHRYRRALLAHRDGATIVAGTYAAEPATLRFADTMVETLLSSGLAEREAAWALWTVVYFTLGLTQEEQASPEAVGHGLTGALASGEYPSLGRVVAHLEAPSFAERFDYGLSLILQSLGSRHV
- a CDS encoding FAD-dependent monooxygenase; this encodes MDQVIISGAGPVGLWLAAELRLGGVPVTVLEARKERDPHSKALTVHPRTLEVLAFRGVAERFLTEGLRIPNGHFGGLENRLDFQVLDTPFPFTLALPQARTEELLEEHAVSAGAQVRRGHRVVGLTQDADGATVNIEGPDGPYTLEAAYVVGCDGTRSTVRGAAGIDFPGTGATTWGWVADVILDEPPQGPLNMSGPHGGVMAVPLSGGIHRLVGGDPAGTRPDRPGELTLEELRGTVIRIAGTDFGMRDPVWLSRFGNATRQATQYREGRVLLAGDAAHMHFPAGGVGLNVGVQDATNLGWKLAATMTGRAPEGLLDSYHTERHPVGAELLLSTRAQTALLTGYSTEGQALRTLLSQLIATVPEFSRVLAERLSALAVGYPPAESGAHPLTGHRAPDLAFADSTETLFTLLHGGRHVLLDLTGKDGPALEQLARNAAAGLTVHSAPLSEPHAGWSGVTAALVRPDGHVSWAVDEPDDGAVPIGLLQDMWPARSAAA
- a CDS encoding GNAT family N-acetyltransferase: MTSEPTTGRREAVHEQTVEGFGTVRVVPLDPAADLDLIHGWVTGERARFWGMGGHSRGQVLEIYEYLDSLTTHHAYVVQRDGEPVALFQTYEPDADPVGECYDVRPGDFGVHLLIGPAHGGTERGFTGGLLSVLFGYALADPEHRRIVVEPDARNEKAIERMVRAGFVLGPEIDKPEKRARLAFLSRDAVGRRD
- a CDS encoding penicillin acylase family protein — its product is MSAKIYRDAWGIPHLRAENAAELAFLQGRNAAVDRAWQIEVDRHRSQGTTAAFLGADALAWDRFARQARLDDTARRCFRSLDETTASWIERYVDGINAGLADGARRAPQFAATGLAPGRWQPWTPLSLWLTTHVLFAGFPTKLWREEVARALGDAATELFATDGPGTSGSNGWLVTGERTVTGAPLIAGDPHRFIEDPGIYQQIQLSCPEFDVVGLAVPGVPGIPHFGHTGSVAWAITNAMADYQDLYRERLRRRRPAAGLGPEVEALGPDGWRPATVHTETITVAGATPVEIEVIETDRGPVVIGGPDEAVAISLRTPPRVTGDLGFGALPALLRARTVADVDRAFDGWAEPVNVVQAADTRGGLLHRVAGRVPLRHRDNRLRVVPAWEPGHEWRGWYEPLPREAVDGVAVMANQRGLAAPLGVEFAPPHRAERIRQLLDKPHALTAKDMAAVHMDTLLASARPLLKLLAELDGLSEEAALLRDRLTIWDRRMDAASTDAAVYADLRSAVVRRLAAHPALEALAGKSGPAAYPEVFLPWLALVPRVAFALEGLLTTGALPEIDRTAVVREAVEEVAAADRTPTAWGQTHRLAPWQALPATPHEMWPALSGDHDCVLSTSSVPGVDDRCVRGPAARYVWDLARREDSLWVVPLGASGVPGDEHHRDQLPLWLRGELVPVITDWNQLTEERDDF
- a CDS encoding nuclear transport factor 2 family protein, whose product is MYDEERQSVQAAVEGELRLLDPDVRVSPDLVSGLLDPEFFEFGASGQRWDRTTILSVTTPAPRERPPAVTVSEMSGRLLAPDLVQVTYVSDEGGRRARRSSLWRRTAHGWRMYFHQGTLIVPE
- the ligA gene encoding NAD-dependent DNA ligase LigA encodes the protein MRAMTTSPAAHAAAATLADAAAYTEAVGTAAEAAAAYYATGESTLDDDAYDRLVRKIAAYEEAHPGEMSAVSPTGKVAGGAAVGDVPHTVPMLSLDNVFSAEQLLSWTASVERRIGRPVEQWSVEAKLDGLAIAARYENGRLARLITRGDGSAGEDVSHAIGTVIGLPDRLAEPVTLEVRGEVLMTTEQFEQANTVRTEHGGSPFANPRNGAAGTLRAKDREYTVEMTFFGYGVLPLPASDPDLAKRMGEWPHSELMTYVAGLGVHTAETTAVAPRTLKAFDEVQARIDEIAALRPGLPFGIDGIVIKADRAADQAAAGSGSRAPRWAIAYKLPAVEKVTTLLGVEWNVGRTGAIAPRAVLRPVEIDGSTVSYATLHNPADITRRDLRIGDQVMVYKAGDIIPRIEAPVAHLRTGDEQPIVFPQVCPQCGSDIDTSEQRWRCVRGRNCRLVASVSYAAGRDQLDIEGLGATRVVQLVEAGLVADFADLFTLTRGQLLDMDRMGETSTDNLLAAIDGARTRPLSRVFCALGVRGTGRSMSRRIARHFATMEHIRAADAEALQQVDGIGVEKAGLVVAELAELAPLIDRLTAAGVNMTEPGATLPSDAADAEGGEAGRAEPAAGAGPLDGMTVVVTGAMTGALEKLSRNQMNELIERAGGKSSSSVSKRTSLLVAGENAGSKREKAVQLGTRVVAPDEFADLVAGYLDANG